In the genome of Yersinia enterocolitica, the window TCATGGCACCGTTACCCATGTTCATGCCAGCCATTGCTTGCATACCATAACGGCTCATCAGCGCTTGCATCCCTAACATATCCAATTTCGGATCCATCATCAGTTGGAACCAGCGCTCTTGCAGGCCAGTGGCATCGGCTAATGCCGGTACCACAACCAGCGAATCCGGGAGCACCTTGCTACCGGCGGCCAGTGATGGCTGAATGCGCAATACCGGTAATGGCTTATCGAACGGGGCCAGGGTCATACCCATCTGTTTCACTGGCAAAGTAACCAGATCAAGCGGCTTACCATCAGCGGTATCCACCAGCACCTCAAAACGTTCACCCATCAGTATTGGCAACTCACGCACGGCTACCGGTTCGGCCAGTAAGCCACCGTCGCTGGCAATCACATACATCGGGCGGCCATCGCTGAGTGCCAAATTAAGGGAGCGGGCATTACAGCCATTGAGCAGCCTTAGCCGCACCCAACCGCGTGGGGTGATTTGCTGCGGATAGTGTGCTCCATTGGTAAACATCCGATCGCCAAACCAACCAACAGCCGCCGTTATCACATCTAACTGATAATCAATCTGCCCATCTTTACCCAGTAATTTATCCTGCAAAATAACCGGAATATCATCTACACCCCACAGCTTTGGCAGAGGAAGTTTCTCGCTCTCACTGTCATCGATCAGGACCAATCCGCCTAAGCCCATGGCCACTTGCTGGCCAGTCTTCCCATGAGTGTGGGGATGGAACCAGCAGGTAGCCGCCGGTTGATCGACACTAAAAACAACCTGCCGGGTTGTGCCGGGTTGAATCAGTGCCTGTGGACCACCGTCCACTTCGCCGGGGATTTCCAGTCCGTGCCAGTGCACCGTGGTCGCTTCTGGTAGGGAATTAGTGATATCAATAGTGACCGGTTTGCCTCGTTGCAAACGGATGGCAGGCCCCAGTAGATTGCCATTATAACCCCAGGTCTGCGTTGCTGCGGAGGGTAGCCAGGCCACAGTACCAGTCTGGATATTCAAATTAATTTTGCTATTGGCATCGGGCTGGAGCAGAGGTGGAATAGGCAGTGGTGAGAAATCTGCGGCCAAGGCCGCGCGGCTCCATAACGGCAGTGAAGTGGCGGCTCCAAGAGCTGCCGTTAACTTAATAAAATCACGGCGATGCATGGTCGTCTCCATCTTGATAATGAGTGAGTGCCTGCAAGACACAAAAACAGCAGTCTGTGAGCTTAAACCCTCCCCTTACAGGAAGGTCAAGACGTAATCAATCACTTGGTGAATCAATCCAAATCAGGTAAGTGATTCTGGTGATAAATCTGCTTGCAGTAACCTCGCCTGGCAAGGCGCATGGTGCGGGAGAGTCACCTGCATCGCTAACAACCCTGCGGCTTCAACTACGAAGGGTATAATAAAATTTACTCTGAACCATCACAGTGTGATAACGTCTGTTAACAATGAACAAGCCTGTTTCCGCTATGAAAAGAACAACGTTAGTTATGCTGCTGCTTACTCTGTGCGGATTTTCATCTGCCAGTTCTGCATTAAGTGAATCCGAAGCAGAAGATCTTGCGGATCTGACTGCGGTATTTGTCTATCTGAAAAATGATTGTGGTTATAACGAATTACCCAATAACGAAATCAAACGGGCTATCGTCTATTTTGCTCAGCAAAATCGCTGGGACCTGCGTAACTATAATAGCTTTAATATGAAAGCGTTGGGCGAAGAGAGTTATCGCGACCTGCGTGGTATTGCTATTCCAGTTCCTACCAAATGCAAGTCTCTGGCCCGTGACTCGTTGAGTTTATTGGCTTACGCGAACTAACAATCCCGCCTTTATCCTTTCAGTCTGAAATTCCACCGTGCAACCTCATCCAGAGTTGGCTATGATGTTGCCCCCATTTTTCATGGCTGTTACTGCGAAGGAGAAGCCCCGAACATGTCACAGAAAGAACTATGGTATGAAACATTGCATGCCAACTTCGGTCAGTATTTTTCAGTAGAAAATGTGCTGTACCACGAGAAAACCGAGCATCAGGATCTGGTGATTTTTGAAAATCCCGTGCTGGGCCGTGTCATGGCACTGGATGGCGTGGTTCAGACGACCGAGCGCGATGAGTTTATCTATCACGAAATGATGACTCATGTGCCGTTACTGGCCCACGGTCAGGTGAAGAAGGTACTTATCATCGGTGGTGGTGATGGTGCCATGCTGCGTGAAGTCAGCCGCCATAAAAATATCGAACAGATTACCATGGTGGAAATTGACGCCGGTGTCGTGGAGTTCTGCCGCCAATATCTGCCGAATCACAGTGCGGGTGCCTATGACGATCCTCGTTTCACATTAGTTATTGATGATGGTGTTAATTTCGTTAACCAGAGCACTGAAAAATTCGATGTCATCATCTCCGACTGTACCGATCCCATCGGCCCAGGAGAAAGCCTGTTTACCTCAGTTTTCTACGAGGGATGTGCCCGTAGCCTGAACCAAGGCGGCATTTTTGTGGCGCAAAACGGCGTATGCTTCCTACAACAGGATGAAGCCGTCGGCAGCCACAATAAGCTTAACCACTATTTCAGTGATGTCAGTTTTTATCAGGCCGCAATTCCGACCTATTATGGCGGTATTATGACCTTCGCGTGGGCGACTCAGAACCCCTCGCTGCGTCAGTTGGATCTTGCCACGCTACAACAGCGTTTTGCTGAAGCAGGCCTAAACTGCCGCTACTATAACCCAGCCATTCATGTCGGCAGCTTTGCCTTGCCGCAGTATCTGCTGGATGCCTTAACAGCCAAATAAGGAGGTGAACTAAATTGTCCAAGCTTAAACTACACGGCTTCAACAACCTGACCAAAAGCCTGAGTTTTTGTATTTACGATATTTGTTATGCCGAGACCGCAGACGACCGCGATGGCTATATCGCCTACATTGACGAACAGTACAACGCCAACCGCCTGACCGAGATCTTGAGCGAAACCTGCTCGATCATTGGCGCAAATATATTGAATGTCGCACGTCAGGATTACGACCCTCAGGGGGCGAGTGTTACCATTCTCGTCAGCGAAGAACCGGTCGATCCGCGCGATGTTGATACCTCTGAGCACCCCGGCCCGCTGCCAAATGCAGTGGTTGCCCATTTGGACAAGAGCCATATCTGCGTTCATACCTACCCAGAAAGCCACCCTGAAGCGGGGTTATGCACTTTCCGCGCAGATATCGAAGTCTCTACCTGCGGAGTGATTTCACCGCTGAAAGCCCTGAATTACCTTATCCATCAGTTGGAGTCCGACATTGTTACGATGGATTATCGCGTGCGAGGTTTTACCCGTGATATCAATGGGATAAAGCATTTTATCGATCATAAGATCAACTCGATTCAGAATTTCATGTCTGACGATATGAAGTCGCTGTATCACATGATGGATGTGAATGTTTATCAAGAAAACATCTTTCATACCAAGATGATGTTGAAAGACTTCGATTTGAAGCATTATCTGTTTAACGCCAAGCCGGAAGAGCTGAGTGCCGCAGAAAGAGAACGTATTACTCGCCTGTTATATAAAGAGATGCAGGAAATCTACTATGGCCGCAATGTGCCAGAAATGTGATACGTTGCCGGTAATACCACTGTATTTATATGTTATTAATCAGTAATAAGTCAGACAAGAAACCGATTAATCGGGCATAACTCTTTTTGCCCGGTTAATACCTCCAACTCAAGGAATGACCCCGCGAATGAACCGC includes:
- a CDS encoding adenosylmethionine decarboxylase, which codes for MSKLKLHGFNNLTKSLSFCIYDICYAETADDRDGYIAYIDEQYNANRLTEILSETCSIIGANILNVARQDYDPQGASVTILVSEEPVDPRDVDTSEHPGPLPNAVVAHLDKSHICVHTYPESHPEAGLCTFRADIEVSTCGVISPLKALNYLIHQLESDIVTMDYRVRGFTRDINGIKHFIDHKINSIQNFMSDDMKSLYHMMDVNVYQENIFHTKMMLKDFDLKHYLFNAKPEELSAAERERITRLLYKEMQEIYYGRNVPEM
- a CDS encoding multicopper oxidase CueO, encoding MHRRDFIKLTAALGAATSLPLWSRAALAADFSPLPIPPLLQPDANSKINLNIQTGTVAWLPSAATQTWGYNGNLLGPAIRLQRGKPVTIDITNSLPEATTVHWHGLEIPGEVDGGPQALIQPGTTRQVVFSVDQPAATCWFHPHTHGKTGQQVAMGLGGLVLIDDSESEKLPLPKLWGVDDIPVILQDKLLGKDGQIDYQLDVITAAVGWFGDRMFTNGAHYPQQITPRGWVRLRLLNGCNARSLNLALSDGRPMYVIASDGGLLAEPVAVRELPILMGERFEVLVDTADGKPLDLVTLPVKQMGMTLAPFDKPLPVLRIQPSLAAGSKVLPDSLVVVPALADATGLQERWFQLMMDPKLDMLGMQALMSRYGMQAMAGMNMGNGAMNGMDHSNMAGMESGNMKGMASGAMKGAAAFDFSHANMINGKPFSMTEPAFDAKLGKFEKWTVSGEGDMMLHPFHVHGTQFRILTENGKPPAEHRRGWKDIVRVEGARSEILVRFSHLAPASMPYMAHCHLLEHEDTGMMLGFTVSA
- a CDS encoding polyamine aminopropyltransferase translates to MSQKELWYETLHANFGQYFSVENVLYHEKTEHQDLVIFENPVLGRVMALDGVVQTTERDEFIYHEMMTHVPLLAHGQVKKVLIIGGGDGAMLREVSRHKNIEQITMVEIDAGVVEFCRQYLPNHSAGAYDDPRFTLVIDDGVNFVNQSTEKFDVIISDCTDPIGPGESLFTSVFYEGCARSLNQGGIFVAQNGVCFLQQDEAVGSHNKLNHYFSDVSFYQAAIPTYYGGIMTFAWATQNPSLRQLDLATLQQRFAEAGLNCRYYNPAIHVGSFALPQYLLDALTAK